A window of Oncorhynchus tshawytscha isolate Ot180627B linkage group LG10, Otsh_v2.0, whole genome shotgun sequence contains these coding sequences:
- the zgc:85858 gene encoding stress-associated endoplasmic reticulum protein 1 → MSAVQRMKVANEKHSKTITQRGHVQKTTRVVNEEKSPVGPWLLALFVFVVCGSAIFQIIQSIRQGL, encoded by the exons ATGTCGGCGGTCCAACGGATGAAAGTGGCTAACGAGAAACACAGCAAGACCATAACGCAGCGAGGACACGTCCAGAAAACCACG CGGGTGGTGAATGAGGAGAAGTCTCCTGTTGGTCCCTGGTTACTGGCCCTCTTTGTCTTTGTGGTGTGTGGATCAG ccatctTCCAGATCATCCAGAGTATCAGGCAGGGGTTGTGA